In one Pseudomonas fitomaticsae genomic region, the following are encoded:
- a CDS encoding DUF4242 domain-containing protein, translating to MPKFVIEREIPGAGKLSEQELKAVSQTSCNVLRELGPEVQWLQSYVTADKIYCVYIAPNEELVREHAKRGGFPANSVSRVTSIIDPTTAD from the coding sequence ATGCCGAAATTCGTGATTGAACGCGAGATTCCAGGAGCCGGAAAGCTATCGGAGCAAGAACTCAAGGCCGTATCGCAAACGTCCTGCAACGTGCTGCGTGAGCTCGGGCCAGAGGTGCAGTGGCTGCAGAGTTATGTGACGGCCGACAAGATCTATTGCGTGTACATCGCACCCAACGAGGAACTGGTGCGCGAACACGCCAAGCGTGGGGGATTTCCGGCCAACAGCGTGTCCCGGGTGACGAGCATCATCGACCCGACGACCGCCGATTGA
- a CDS encoding class I SAM-dependent methyltransferase: MSTPIDLTALKERQKVAWASGDYAVIGTTLQIVGETLAEACDLRCDEEVLDVAAGNGNATLAAARRGCLVTSTDYVAALLERGQDRARAEHLDVTFQVADAEALPFADSSFDAVLSTFGVMFAPDQATAARELARVCRRGGRIGLANWTPEGFVGQMFKTLGRHLPPPPGAQPPSNWGAEAWLHSHFDDRQFQVQVTRRHFNFRYRSAAHFIDVFRHWYGPVHKAFAALPPESGLALESDLTLLIDGLNRAGAESMVLPSEYLEVVITKR; encoded by the coding sequence ATGAGTACCCCCATTGATCTCACTGCCCTGAAGGAACGCCAGAAAGTCGCCTGGGCCAGTGGCGACTACGCCGTGATCGGCACCACCTTGCAGATCGTCGGCGAAACCCTCGCCGAAGCCTGCGATCTGCGCTGCGATGAAGAAGTGCTGGACGTTGCGGCCGGCAACGGCAATGCCACGCTGGCGGCGGCGCGGCGGGGTTGTCTGGTGACGTCCACCGACTATGTCGCGGCGCTGCTGGAGCGCGGCCAGGACCGGGCGCGTGCCGAGCATCTGGACGTGACCTTTCAGGTCGCCGATGCCGAAGCGCTGCCGTTTGCCGACTCCAGTTTCGACGCGGTGCTGTCGACCTTCGGCGTGATGTTCGCCCCGGATCAGGCGACGGCTGCCAGGGAGCTGGCGCGGGTCTGTCGCCGTGGCGGGCGGATCGGCCTGGCCAACTGGACGCCGGAAGGCTTCGTCGGCCAGATGTTCAAGACCCTCGGCCGGCACCTGCCACCGCCACCCGGTGCGCAACCGCCCTCGAACTGGGGCGCGGAAGCCTGGCTGCATTCGCACTTCGACGATCGCCAGTTCCAGGTGCAGGTGACTCGCCGCCACTTCAACTTCCGCTATCGCTCGGCGGCGCATTTCATCGATGTGTTTCGCCACTGGTACGGCCCGGTGCACAAGGCGTTCGCGGCGTTGCCGCCGGAGAGCGGGCTGGCGCTGGAAAGCGATCTGACGCTATTGATCGACGGGCTGAACCGGGCGGGGGCGGAATCGATGGTGCTGCCGAGTGAGTATCTGGAGGTGGTGATCACCAAGCGCTGA
- the pcsA gene encoding phosphatidylcholine synthase, translating into MISTVHIARLKAWGAHGFTATGVVTAFLATLALLENQPTHCLMWLGVALIVDGLDGALARKVNVQSVLPSFDGSILDLVIDYLTYVFIPALFIYRYIPLPDYTLLLTVSLILVSSLFCFCNVNMKSKDNYFVGFPAAWNVVALCLYIIDPGPWITFLTVIGLALLTVTRMKFLHPFRVRRFMPINIAVTAIWLLCSLSLVLNHPVINPLVMGLWLLASAYFLGICIWRTALEWFDSAHLK; encoded by the coding sequence GTGATATCGACCGTCCACATCGCCAGGCTCAAGGCCTGGGGCGCCCATGGTTTCACCGCGACCGGCGTGGTCACCGCTTTTCTAGCCACCCTTGCCCTGCTGGAAAACCAGCCGACCCATTGCCTGATGTGGCTGGGCGTGGCGCTGATCGTCGACGGCCTCGACGGGGCGCTGGCGCGCAAGGTCAACGTGCAGTCGGTGCTGCCGAGTTTCGACGGATCGATCCTCGATCTGGTGATCGATTACCTGACCTACGTGTTCATCCCGGCGCTGTTCATCTATCGCTACATTCCTCTGCCCGACTACACCTTGCTGCTGACCGTGTCGCTGATTCTGGTGTCGTCGCTGTTCTGCTTCTGCAACGTCAACATGAAGAGCAAGGACAACTACTTCGTCGGTTTCCCCGCTGCGTGGAACGTGGTTGCGTTGTGTCTGTACATCATCGATCCGGGGCCGTGGATCACCTTCCTGACGGTGATTGGCCTGGCGCTGTTGACCGTGACCCGGATGAAATTCTTGCACCCGTTCCGGGTTCGCCGGTTCATGCCGATCAACATTGCGGTGACGGCGATCTGGCTGCTGTGCAGTCTGTCGCTGGTGCTGAACCACCCGGTGATCAACCCGCTGGTGATGGGCCTTTGGCTGCTGGCGTCGGCGTACTTCCTCGGTATCTGCATCTGGCGCACAGCCTTGGAATGGTTTGACAGTGCGCATCTGAAATAG
- a CDS encoding tellurite resistance TerB family protein, translated as MNTSDLLEQLLRGQASAGQQGGASAGGGLGGLGGLLGGGGTSGGGSPAGGLGGLGGLLGGLLGGGGALGGGTQSRSGGTNYAALASLGMMAFQAYQAWQRSQASAAPQQTPQTADLLSGPQVEEHSHAVLRALIAAAKADGRIDESEKHLISSEIGKHTDDPNLQQWLDDEVAKPLDPTEVAQAAQNDPAMAAEMYLASVMLVDDQQDAERNYLDELAAALQIDPELQVHLEQQAKGTA; from the coding sequence ATGAACACCAGTGATCTGCTCGAACAACTGCTGCGAGGCCAGGCCTCGGCGGGACAACAAGGTGGCGCGTCGGCCGGCGGGGGACTGGGCGGGCTGGGTGGTTTGCTCGGCGGTGGCGGCACCAGCGGTGGCGGTTCTCCCGCTGGTGGGCTCGGTGGTCTGGGCGGGCTGCTCGGTGGACTGCTCGGCGGTGGCGGAGCGCTGGGCGGCGGGACTCAGAGTCGTTCCGGCGGTACCAATTACGCAGCGCTGGCCTCGCTCGGCATGATGGCTTTCCAGGCGTATCAGGCCTGGCAACGCAGCCAGGCGTCCGCTGCGCCACAGCAAACCCCGCAAACCGCGGATCTGCTGTCCGGCCCGCAAGTCGAAGAACACAGCCACGCCGTCCTGCGTGCATTGATCGCGGCGGCCAAGGCTGACGGGCGGATCGACGAGTCGGAAAAACACCTCATCAGCAGCGAAATCGGCAAGCACACCGATGACCCGAACCTGCAGCAATGGCTCGACGATGAAGTCGCCAAACCGCTGGACCCCACCGAAGTGGCCCAGGCGGCACAAAACGATCCGGCCATGGCCGCTGAAATGTACCTGGCCAGCGTGATGCTGGTGGACGATCAGCAGGACGCCGAACGCAATTATCTGGATGAACTGGCGGCGGCGTTGCAGATCGACCCCGAGTTGCAGGTTCACCTGGAGCAGCAGGCCAAGGGCACGGCCTGA
- the ligD gene encoding DNA ligase D — protein MNRNLDDYNRMRDFCATSEPAAGKRPGKKSAGDHALQFCIQKHDASHLHYDFRLELDGALKSWAVPKGPSLDPKVKRLAVHVEDHPLDYATFEGSIPEGHYGAGDVIVWDRGVWIPLEDPEKAYAKGKLKFELQGEKLAGVWNLVRTHMPGKKEQWFLIKHQDSAARPQSDYDVLVAEPDSVLSERTIVDKPSLSAKQVKPLKASPKAPRKPASGKLAGAHKARIPAQLKPQLATLVESAPEGDWQYEIKFDGYRIMARIDKDEVQLFTRNGHDWTHKLPKQAQALAALGLESAWLDGEMVVADADGVPDFQALQNAFDSGRSENILYYLFDLPYLNGVDLREVPVQERRAALATVLKAHEDPLLRFSEAFDETPQALLNSACQMRMEGLIGKRLGSPYVSRRSSDWIKLKCKHRQEFVIVGYTDPKGARSSFGALLLGLHDRDSGELRYAGKVGTGFNETTLKSILAQLKPLRVKKPAVVNPPTGFEAKGVHWLKPSLLAEVAFAEMTQDGSVRHAVFHGLRGDKPAKDITEERASPMKTSKTESTAPSQAGLADGKVRITHPDRVIDASSGTTKMQLAEYYASVAEWILPQLKDRPVALVRAPDGIAGDLFFQKNAEHLAIPGIRTLDKDLTGQPVMLINNAEALIGAVQMSTVELHTWNATTTDLDKPDRFVLDLDPDPALPWKSMVEATALTLTVLDELGLKAFLKTSGGKGIHLVVPLTRKHGWDEVKDFSHAIVTHMAKLLPERFSAVSGPKNRVGRIFIDYLRNGLGATTICAYAARTREGLPVSVPLFREEVSEIKGADQWNVGNVHERLAEVGDEPWKDMKKTRQSITAEMRKRVGMKK, from the coding sequence ATGAACAGGAATCTCGACGACTACAACCGAATGCGCGACTTCTGCGCAACCTCGGAACCGGCGGCGGGCAAACGTCCGGGCAAGAAATCCGCCGGTGACCACGCCCTGCAGTTCTGCATCCAGAAGCACGATGCCTCTCACCTGCATTACGACTTTCGCCTGGAGCTCGACGGCGCGCTCAAGAGCTGGGCGGTGCCCAAGGGCCCGTCGCTGGATCCCAAGGTCAAGCGGCTGGCGGTGCACGTCGAGGATCATCCGCTGGATTACGCGACGTTCGAAGGCAGTATTCCCGAAGGGCATTACGGCGCCGGCGATGTGATTGTCTGGGATCGCGGCGTGTGGATTCCGCTGGAAGACCCGGAGAAGGCCTATGCCAAGGGCAAGCTCAAATTCGAACTGCAAGGCGAGAAGCTCGCCGGGGTGTGGAATCTGGTGCGCACCCACATGCCGGGCAAGAAAGAGCAGTGGTTTCTGATCAAGCATCAGGACAGCGCCGCGCGCCCGCAAAGCGATTACGACGTGCTGGTCGCCGAGCCCGACAGCGTGCTCAGCGAGCGCACGATCGTCGACAAACCCAGCCTCAGCGCGAAGCAGGTCAAGCCGCTGAAAGCCTCGCCGAAAGCACCGCGCAAGCCGGCCTCGGGCAAACTTGCCGGGGCGCACAAGGCCAGGATTCCCGCGCAACTCAAACCGCAACTGGCCACCCTGGTGGAGAGTGCGCCGGAAGGCGATTGGCAATACGAGATCAAGTTCGACGGCTATCGGATCATGGCGCGCATCGATAAGGACGAAGTGCAGTTGTTCACCCGCAATGGCCACGACTGGACGCACAAGTTGCCGAAACAGGCGCAAGCCCTCGCGGCACTTGGCCTGGAGTCGGCGTGGCTTGACGGTGAGATGGTTGTCGCCGACGCGGACGGCGTGCCGGACTTTCAGGCCCTGCAAAATGCGTTCGATTCCGGGCGCAGCGAAAACATCCTCTATTACCTGTTCGATCTGCCGTATCTGAACGGTGTCGATCTGCGTGAAGTACCGGTGCAGGAGCGGCGCGCAGCGCTGGCCACGGTGCTTAAAGCCCATGAAGATCCGCTGTTGCGTTTTTCCGAAGCGTTCGACGAAACCCCGCAGGCGTTGCTTAACAGCGCCTGTCAGATGCGCATGGAAGGGCTGATCGGTAAACGCCTCGGTTCGCCGTATGTGTCGCGCCGCAGCAGCGACTGGATCAAGCTCAAGTGCAAGCATCGCCAGGAATTCGTGATCGTCGGCTACACCGATCCGAAAGGCGCGCGCAGTTCGTTCGGCGCGTTGCTGCTGGGTCTGCATGATCGTGACAGCGGCGAGTTGCGCTACGCCGGCAAGGTCGGCACCGGGTTCAATGAAACCACCCTCAAGAGCATCCTCGCGCAGCTCAAACCGTTGCGGGTGAAGAAACCGGCGGTGGTCAACCCGCCCACCGGGTTCGAGGCCAAGGGTGTGCACTGGCTCAAGCCGAGTCTGCTGGCGGAAGTGGCGTTTGCCGAAATGACCCAGGACGGCTCGGTGCGCCACGCCGTGTTCCATGGCCTGCGCGGGGACAAACCGGCCAAGGACATCACCGAGGAGCGCGCCAGCCCCATGAAGACTTCAAAGACCGAATCTACCGCGCCGTCCCAAGCCGGCCTGGCCGACGGCAAGGTGCGGATTACTCATCCCGACCGGGTGATCGACGCCAGCAGTGGCACCACCAAGATGCAACTGGCCGAGTATTACGCCAGTGTCGCCGAATGGATTCTGCCGCAGCTCAAGGATCGCCCGGTGGCGCTGGTGCGTGCGCCGGACGGCATCGCCGGTGATCTGTTCTTTCAGAAGAACGCCGAACACCTGGCGATCCCCGGCATCCGCACACTCGACAAAGACCTGACCGGCCAGCCGGTGATGCTGATCAACAACGCCGAAGCCTTGATCGGCGCGGTGCAGATGAGCACGGTCGAACTGCACACCTGGAACGCCACCACGACAGATCTGGACAAGCCCGACCGCTTCGTTCTCGACCTTGACCCGGATCCGGCGCTGCCCTGGAAAAGCATGGTCGAAGCCACGGCGCTGACTCTGACCGTGCTCGATGAGCTGGGCCTCAAGGCGTTTCTCAAGACCAGCGGCGGCAAGGGCATTCATCTGGTGGTGCCGCTGACCCGCAAACATGGCTGGGACGAGGTCAAGGATTTCAGCCACGCCATCGTCACTCACATGGCGAAGTTGTTGCCGGAGCGCTTTTCTGCGGTGTCCGGGCCGAAAAATCGGGTGGGGCGGATCTTCATCGATTACCTGCGCAACGGTCTGGGCGCCACCACCATTTGTGCCTATGCAGCGCGTACCCGCGAAGGGTTGCCGGTGTCGGTGCCGCTGTTTCGGGAAGAAGTCAGTGAGATCAAGGGCGCCGATCAATGGAACGTGGGCAATGTCCACGAACGGCTGGCGGAAGTGGGCGATGAGCCCTGGAAGGACATGAAGAAAACCCGGCAAAGCATCACGGCCGAGATGCGCAAGCGGGTGGGCATGAAGAAATGA
- a CDS encoding DUF2388 domain-containing protein: MRRLLLVSSLMLCLPFGSALARVDAGDVATSAGVSASLYSTFKDHKMVIPARDDLSAFVASGGTIRGVYLESVLQQVRQENPGLNASDEELANAILVHYEGLSQ, translated from the coding sequence ATGCGCCGCTTATTACTTGTTTCGTCTCTCATGCTGTGCCTGCCGTTCGGCTCGGCCCTTGCCCGCGTGGACGCAGGGGATGTTGCCACTTCGGCGGGGGTTTCGGCTTCGCTGTACTCGACCTTCAAGGATCACAAAATGGTGATTCCGGCCCGTGACGACTTGTCCGCATTCGTCGCCAGCGGCGGTACGATCCGTGGCGTGTACCTGGAATCGGTGCTGCAACAGGTGCGTCAGGAAAATCCCGGCCTGAACGCCAGCGATGAAGAGCTGGCCAATGCCATCCTGGTTCACTACGAAGGTCTGTCGCAGTAA
- a CDS encoding methyl-accepting chemotaxis protein produces MAAAASQMTASIEEITRHAERALNMASQAESLAKNGGQVIHQVVSDMDDIARSSQQSAQVIRTLDQESEGIFNIIQVIKSIADQTNLLALNAAIEAARAGEQGRGFAVVADEVRSLAARTSASTQEIAAMVARIQNSTREAVSSMEAGVAQVDKGMAVTADVERAIREILDATLSTTQLVNDITRTIGEQSQASNEIAHQVEMIAGMSEGNSKVIGETANTTDELSSLAGRLAQSVDRFRL; encoded by the coding sequence ATGGCTGCCGCCGCGAGCCAGATGACCGCGAGCATCGAGGAAATCACCCGTCACGCCGAGCGCGCCCTGAACATGGCCAGCCAGGCCGAGTCACTGGCGAAAAACGGCGGTCAGGTGATCCATCAAGTGGTCAGCGACATGGACGACATCGCCCGTTCCTCCCAGCAGTCGGCGCAGGTGATCCGCACCCTGGATCAGGAATCCGAGGGCATCTTCAACATCATTCAGGTGATCAAGAGCATCGCCGACCAGACCAACCTGCTGGCGCTCAACGCGGCCATCGAGGCAGCCCGGGCAGGCGAGCAGGGCAGGGGCTTTGCGGTGGTGGCCGATGAGGTGCGCAGCCTGGCGGCGCGCACCAGCGCCTCGACCCAGGAAATCGCCGCGATGGTCGCGCGCATCCAGAACAGCACCCGCGAGGCCGTCAGCAGCATGGAGGCCGGTGTCGCCCAGGTCGACAAGGGCATGGCGGTCACCGCCGACGTCGAACGCGCCATCCGCGAAATCCTCGACGCCACCCTCAGCACCACACAACTGGTCAACGACATCACCCGCACCATCGGCGAACAGAGCCAGGCCAGCAACGAAATTGCCCATCAGGTGGAGATGATCGCGGGCATGTCGGAGGGCAACAGCAAGGTGATTGGCGAGACGGCCAATACCACGGATGAGCTGTCGAGTCTGGCGGGGAGACTGGCGCAGTCGGTGGATCGGTTTCGGTTGTGA
- a CDS encoding nuclear transport factor 2 family protein produces the protein MKKSGLLLGLVCLFSGYVAAAPAEQDVAQAVDHLTQAMLHKDIAELNALTADNLTYGHSSGKIQDKKAFIADIETGKSAFKTLEMRNQTITLSGDTALVRHHFSAQALKGTEVVPTEIENFQIWQKQAGKWLLVGRQAYKF, from the coding sequence ATGAAAAAATCCGGATTGCTGCTCGGTCTCGTCTGCCTCTTCAGCGGTTACGTCGCCGCCGCCCCGGCGGAACAGGACGTCGCCCAGGCCGTCGATCACCTGACCCAGGCGATGCTGCACAAGGACATCGCCGAACTGAATGCCCTGACCGCCGACAACCTCACCTACGGCCACTCCAGCGGCAAGATCCAGGACAAGAAAGCCTTCATTGCCGATATCGAAACCGGTAAGAGCGCATTCAAGACCCTGGAAATGCGGAACCAGACCATCACCCTGTCCGGAGACACTGCGCTGGTCCGCCATCACTTTTCGGCGCAGGCCCTCAAAGGCACCGAAGTGGTGCCGACGGAAATCGAGAACTTCCAGATCTGGCAAAAGCAGGCTGGCAAGTGGTTGCTGGTGGGGCGTCAGGCGTACAAGTTCTGA
- the mqo gene encoding malate dehydrogenase (quinone) — protein MFKKVNTALLGLALAMGMSSANAEEAKKVDVLLIGGGIMSTTLGVWINELEPTWSMEMVERLDGVALESSNGWNNAGTGHSALAELNYTPEDDKGNVTIPKAVEINEAFQVSRQFWAWQVRQGVLKDPRSFINTTPHMSFVWGDDNIKFLKKRYEALKASPLFAGMQYSEDPAVIKKWVPLMMEGRDPNQKIAATWSPLGTDMNFGEITRQFAAHLQTKSNFNLKLSSEVQDITKNADGTWRVSYKNLKDGTKTETDAKFVFIGAGGGALHLLQKSGIEEAKEYAGFPVGGSFLVTDNPAIAEQHLAKAYGKASVGAPPMSVPHLDTRVLDGKRVILFGPFATFSTKFLKEGSYLDLLTSTTTHNIWPMTKVGIKEYPLVEYLAGQLMLSDEDRLNALKEYFPNAKAEDWRLWQAGQRVQIIKRDEAAGGVLKLGTEIVASKDGSIAGLLGASPGASTAAPIMLSVLQKVFKDKVASPEWQAKLHQIVPSYGTQLNNDPAKVAEEWAYTAKILQLPTPPVIGQAAAPAADASAEKAPAPKESAARDMAL, from the coding sequence ATGTTTAAAAAAGTGAACACAGCCTTGCTGGGGCTGGCTTTGGCGATGGGGATGTCGTCTGCCAATGCCGAAGAAGCAAAGAAAGTCGACGTCCTGCTGATCGGCGGCGGCATCATGAGCACCACCCTGGGTGTGTGGATCAACGAGCTGGAACCGACCTGGTCGATGGAAATGGTCGAGCGCCTCGACGGCGTCGCCCTGGAAAGCTCCAACGGCTGGAACAACGCCGGTACCGGTCACTCCGCCCTGGCCGAGCTGAACTACACCCCGGAAGACGACAAGGGCAACGTCACGATCCCGAAAGCGGTCGAGATCAACGAAGCGTTCCAGGTTTCCCGTCAGTTCTGGGCCTGGCAGGTTCGTCAGGGCGTCCTGAAGGACCCTCGTTCGTTCATCAACACCACTCCGCACATGAGCTTCGTGTGGGGCGATGACAACATCAAGTTCCTGAAAAAGCGCTACGAAGCCCTGAAAGCGAGCCCGCTGTTCGCCGGCATGCAGTACTCCGAAGACCCGGCTGTGATCAAGAAGTGGGTTCCGCTGATGATGGAAGGGCGTGACCCGAACCAGAAAATCGCGGCCACCTGGAGCCCGCTGGGTACGGACATGAACTTCGGCGAAATCACCCGCCAGTTCGCCGCTCACCTGCAGACCAAGTCCAACTTCAACTTGAAGCTGTCGAGCGAAGTGCAAGACATCACCAAGAATGCCGATGGCACCTGGCGCGTCAGCTACAAGAACCTGAAAGACGGCACCAAGACTGAAACCGACGCCAAGTTCGTGTTCATCGGCGCCGGCGGCGGTGCCCTGCACCTGCTGCAGAAGTCCGGTATCGAAGAAGCCAAGGAATACGCTGGCTTCCCGGTAGGCGGCTCGTTCCTGGTGACCGATAACCCGGCCATCGCCGAACAGCACCTGGCCAAGGCCTACGGTAAAGCTTCGGTTGGTGCGCCTCCGATGTCCGTTCCGCACCTGGACACCCGTGTCCTGGACGGCAAGCGCGTCATCCTGTTTGGCCCGTTCGCGACTTTCAGCACCAAGTTCCTGAAAGAAGGTTCGTACCTGGACCTGCTGACCAGCACCACCACCCACAACATCTGGCCTATGACCAAGGTCGGCATCAAGGAATACCCGCTGGTCGAGTACCTGGCCGGTCAACTGATGCTGTCGGATGAAGACCGTCTGAACGCGCTGAAGGAATACTTCCCGAACGCCAAGGCTGAAGACTGGCGCCTGTGGCAAGCCGGCCAGCGCGTGCAGATCATCAAGCGTGATGAAGCCGCTGGCGGCGTGCTGAAACTGGGCACCGAAATCGTTGCTTCCAAGGACGGCTCCATCGCCGGTCTGCTGGGCGCATCCCCAGGCGCGTCGACCGCTGCACCGATCATGCTGAGCGTGCTGCAGAAAGTCTTCAAGGACAAGGTCGCCAGCCCTGAGTGGCAAGCCAAGCTGCACCAGATCGTTCCAAGCTACGGCACCCAGCTGAACAACGATCCAGCCAAAGTGGCTGAAGAATGGGCTTACACCGCCAAGATCCTGCAACTGCCAACCCCTCCGGTGATTGGCCAGGCTGCAGCTCCAGCGGCGGACGCCTCGGCTGAAAAAGCCCCGGCTCCAAAAGAAAGCGCTGCACGTGACATGGCTCTGTAA
- a CDS encoding nuclear transport factor 2 family protein: MSDLNLHPNAAESLNRWHEMIRTGNLKALPELLDPKAVFRSPMAHTPYPGAPVVSMILNTVFEVFEDFKYHRELATADGLNVVLEFSAKVGTKELKGIDMIRFDEQGKIVEFEVMVRPLSGLQALGEEMGRRLGAYLAAAKA, from the coding sequence ATGTCCGACCTGAACCTGCACCCCAACGCCGCCGAATCCCTGAACCGCTGGCACGAGATGATCCGCACCGGCAACCTCAAGGCCCTGCCCGAGCTGCTCGATCCCAAAGCGGTGTTCCGCTCGCCCATGGCCCACACGCCTTATCCAGGCGCACCGGTGGTCTCGATGATCCTCAACACCGTGTTCGAAGTGTTTGAGGACTTCAAATACCACCGTGAACTGGCGACAGCGGATGGCTTGAATGTGGTGCTGGAGTTCAGCGCCAAAGTGGGGACGAAAGAGCTCAAGGGCATCGACATGATCCGTTTCGATGAACAGGGCAAGATCGTCGAGTTCGAGGTGATGGTGCGGCCGTTGAGCGGGTTGCAGGCGCTGGGCGAGGAAATGGGCCGGCGGCTGGGGGCTTATCTGGCTGCCGCCAAGGCCTGA
- a CDS encoding NUDIX hydrolase, with translation MAEQRIRALALCIFHHKGKILVNQFYDPIKQQVLYRPIGGGIEFGETSAEAIVREVREELGLSMKDLRLLGTLESIFIYDGKPGHEIVQVYDAIFEDASVYEQSHVDGQESNGSPFVAKWHASSSFNDDSPLVPKGLHELLVNAGRLE, from the coding sequence ATGGCCGAACAGCGTATCCGCGCACTCGCACTTTGCATCTTCCACCACAAGGGCAAGATTCTGGTTAACCAGTTTTACGACCCGATCAAACAGCAAGTCCTCTACCGTCCCATCGGGGGCGGTATCGAGTTTGGTGAAACCAGCGCCGAAGCGATCGTGCGGGAGGTACGGGAGGAGTTGGGTCTTTCAATGAAGGATCTGCGCCTGCTCGGCACACTTGAAAGCATCTTTATCTACGACGGCAAACCGGGGCACGAGATTGTTCAGGTGTACGACGCAATATTTGAAGACGCGAGCGTGTATGAACAATCGCATGTCGACGGTCAGGAAAGTAATGGTTCGCCATTCGTAGCGAAGTGGCACGCAAGCTCAAGCTTCAACGACGATTCGCCGCTGGTGCCAAAGGGGTTGCATGAATTGCTGGTGAATGCCGGACGCCTTGAGTGA
- a CDS encoding DUF4123 domain-containing protein, translating into MTQLRLNLYEWLSIELWPLGSRSNAPKVYALLDGARDPRIEPLVRTSYAEFSCLYSGELSPDLSAAAPYLLHLDPQQPYTRQLLEKSWGQSWGCIAVVPARVTLEDLRNHLRTLLRVKDPDGNWLVFRFYDPRVLRVYLPTCTTEERHTLFGPVVKFIAETGTGHSLISYMIDPAGGPATQVSTWPSADVVE; encoded by the coding sequence ATGACTCAATTGCGCCTGAACCTGTACGAATGGCTGAGCATTGAACTCTGGCCCCTAGGCAGCAGAAGCAACGCCCCCAAGGTCTATGCCCTGCTGGACGGTGCTCGCGACCCACGCATCGAGCCGCTGGTTCGCACGAGTTACGCTGAATTTTCCTGCCTTTACTCCGGAGAACTCTCGCCTGATCTGTCCGCTGCCGCGCCGTATCTGCTGCACCTCGATCCCCAGCAGCCGTACACCCGGCAATTGCTGGAAAAGAGCTGGGGCCAGAGTTGGGGCTGTATTGCGGTCGTTCCTGCGCGGGTCACGCTGGAGGATTTACGCAATCACTTGCGAACCCTGTTACGGGTGAAAGACCCGGATGGCAACTGGCTTGTGTTTCGCTTCTACGATCCCAGAGTGTTACGCGTCTATCTACCGACCTGCACAACAGAAGAACGCCACACCCTGTTCGGTCCGGTCGTGAAATTCATCGCCGAAACCGGTACGGGGCATTCGCTGATCAGCTATATGATCGATCCAGCTGGTGGCCCGGCGACACAAGTCAGCACGTGGCCATCGGCGGACGTCGTTGAATAA